The proteins below are encoded in one region of Carassius auratus strain Wakin unplaced genomic scaffold, ASM336829v1 scaf_tig00214183_4049273_7079891, whole genome shotgun sequence:
- the LOC113091296 gene encoding APC membrane recruitment protein 1-like, with protein sequence MEATTGSEVVGAIGGPQSDSVSHDTPQPQSPPSVKIRKTAFKFFGGRKSICILPSFFGGRGRSQSKASSKTGVTKSQTYDGVSRACWDNLGRGSSEVASGDFEFCTSGDPQKSQENHGKSQSLPRQRRGLRGLFSSIRRHRKNRTVEQEKREALEMSSSFHTETVPGVLSSISDCSDNHVDSQGEELVPVVPNQNAGSEYNLPLAATECKEDVTLVPEKKRSSRVEVDKRKRAKEEENEEEEMQDERREGLTTYHQPLCAESELDRLAEQNVDIPDGEPPAVSCSSENLVFGDVSSLKSFDSLTGCGDIIADQDDVSVADSSVSAERGSRNAGKRSSCFVTYQGGGEEMATPDEIDADYLQSLWESETSNEVCYVPSDRGSDSPSLTPDQQISSIRVTSNSSPLGITETAFTPVGLLSPQSESVPNSDEGYYDSTTPCMEEESRERPHQDRLPRDSYSGDALYELFEPDNHLLSPALPPKDPHSFVGAALQGDKSPTNPLYALASSALETGSIETEEERLNKIQQALLCCELQNLRSPSKDQRLFHADCFYNDSSLSAGNGKMVLKEVINLRYTQSRSRSQAVKETVPLIMGQIQETPLFAPRADSGFSPHVTETNRQQPQSENQSPLLPTRGCSQSQEELMVCFSQALVDFTKNTRLYCNSTESLDGSESSSPFGPSLSALPAIVTFDVVDMDNEGECEQQTELVEEEEEEELASPYEPFEDDGCYLQQDAFADHTFDAYEQSLLLSNAWGIASLPRHLSLGRPCPPVPAPLALNRRSRSLDTDCLEFQTSDLYTAVTSYDLKGAAFSQRRTADCRDMVLPQQPCRVTVDSFRWGYRRGFDSSKSSQQEPKLAHVGQSTVRPSHLPLKNNGSNSNLPGATRADGDGEILFGGGDALYPCSYPPAGMQWKNRPVGVTQGVPHVRSEQLADHREIPIKNRKGQLEGDFTPVPPKL encoded by the coding sequence ATGGAGGCCACCACAGGAAGTGAGGTTGTTGGTGCGATAGGGGGTCCACAGTCAGACTCTGTTTCCCATGACACCCCTCAACCTCAGTCCCCCCCTTCTGTGAAAATAAGGAAGACGGCTTTCAAGTTTTTTGGAGGTCGTAAGAGCATCTGTATTCTGCCCAGCTTTTTCGGTGGCCGAGGCAGAAGTCAAAGTAAGGCTTCGTCAAAAACAGGTGTTACAAAGAGCCAAACATACGATGGGGTGAGCCGAGCATGCTGGGATAATTTGGGCAGAGGTAGCAGTGAAGTGGCCTCTGGGGACTTTGAGTTTTGCACCTCCGGTGACCCTCAGAAATCACAGGAGAATCATGGGAAGTCTCAGTCTCTACCCCGACAGCGCAGAGGTCTTCGGGGTCTTTTCAGCAGCATTCGGAGACACAGGAAAAACAGAACTGTTGAACAAGAAAAGCGGGAGGCACTCGAAATGTCTTCAAGCTTCCACACCGAAACAGTGCCTGGTGTCCTGTCGAGCATCAGTGACTGTAGTGATAACCATGTAGACAGTCAGGGTGAAGAGTTGGTGCCAGTTGTGCCTAATCAAAACGCAGGCAGTGAGTATAATCTGCCATTGGCTGCCACTGAATGTAAGGAAGATGTAACGCTAGTGCCTGAGAAAAAGAGGAGCAGCAGAGTGGAGGTGGACAAGAGGAAGAGAGCAAAAGAAGAGGAGAATGAGGAGGAAGAGATGCAAGATGAGAGACGGGAAGGACTGACGACATATCATCAGCCCTTGTGTGCCGAGTCAGAACTGGACCGCTTGGCTGAGCAGAATGTGGACATTCCCGATGGGGAGCCTCCTGCTGTATCCTGCTCCTCTGAAAACTTAGTCTTTGGGGATGTTTCATCATTGAAAAGCTTTGATTCCCTGACAGGTTGCGGAGACATCATTGCAGACCAGGATGATGTCAGCGTTGCTGATAGCTCAGTGTCTGCCGAGAGAGGCAGCCGAAATGCAGGAAAACGGAGCTCGTGTTTTGTCACATATCAGGGTGGGGGGGAAGAGATGGCAACTCCCGATGAGATAGATGCAGATTACTTGCAGAGCTTATGGGAGTCTGAAACTAGTAATGAAGTATGCTATGTACCTTCAGACAGGGGCTCAGATAGCCCTTCACTCACTCCCGATCAGCAAATCAGCTCCATCCGTGTTACTTCCAACAGCAGCCCACTGGGAATCACAGAAACAGCCTTCACTCCTGTTGGTCTCTTAAGCCCACAGAGTGAGTCGGTACCCAACAGTGATGAGGGATACTATGACTCCACCACGCCATGTATGGAGGAGGAGAGCAGAGAACGTCCACACCAGGATAGGCTTCCACGGGATAGCTACAGTGGTGATGctctttatgaactttttgagCCTGACAATCACCTGCTCAGCCCTGCTCTTCCTCCCAAGGATCCCCACTCATTTGTTGGTGCAGCCCTGCAGGGTGATAAGAGTCCAACAAACCCTTTGTACGCCCTGGCATCCTCTGCCCTAGAGACAGGAAGCATAGAGACGGAGGAGGAGCGTCTGAACAAGATCCAGCAAGCCCTTCTGTGCTGTGAGCTCCAGAATCTCAGAAGCCCATCCAAAGATCAGCGTCTGTTCCATGCCGACTGCTTCTACAATGACTCGAGCCTTTCCGCAGGCAACGGTAagatggttttgaaagaagttatAAATCTGCGCTATACCCAATCACGATCAAGATCCCAAGCTGTGAAAGAGACTGTCCCTCTCATCATGGGCCAAATCCAGGAGACTCCCTTGTTTGCACCCCGTGCCGATTCAGGTTTCAGTCCACATGTCACTGAGACAAACAGACAGCAGCCTCAATCTGAGAATCAGAGCCCATTACTACCCACCAGAGGCTGTAGCCAATCCCAAGAAGAGCTGATGGTCTGTTTCTCCCAAGCGCTTGTAGATTTCACGAAGAACACCCGGCTTTACTGCAACTCAACTGAGAGTCTTGATGGCTCAGAGTCGAGTTCTCCTTTTGGACCAAGTCTGAGCGCCTTGCCTGCCATTGTCACATTTGATGTGGTCGACATGGACAACGAGGGTGAATGTGAGCAGCAGACTGAGCTTgtcgaggaggaggaggaagaagagttggcatctccttacgaacCCTTCGAAGATGATGGATGTTACCTTCAGCAAGACGCCTTTGCTGACCATACTTTCGATGCCTACGAACAAAGTCTGTTGCTAAGTAATGCTTGGGGCATCGCAAGCCTTCCTCGCCACCTCAGTTTGGGTCGACCTTGTCCACCTGTCCCTGCCCCATTAGCACTAAATCGTCGCAGTCGCTCTCTTGACACGGACTGTCTGGAGTTTCAGACAAGTGATCTTTACACGGCTGTTACCAGCTATGACTTAAAGGGGGCTGCATTTTCACAGCGCAGGACTGCTGATTGTAGAGATATGGTTTTACCACAACAACCCTGCAGGGTTACTGTTGATAGTTTTAGGTGGGGCTATAGGCGTGGTTTTGACTCCTCCAAATCTTCTCAGCAAGAACCGAAATTGGCACATGTGGGCCAGTCAACTGTAAGACCTTCCCATCTCCCCCTAAAGAACAACGGCAGTAATAGTAACCTCCCTGGTGCCACTAGAGCTGATGGTGATGGGGAGATTTTGTTCGGGGGAGGCGATGCGCTTTATCCCTGCAGTTACCCCCCTGCAGGCATGCAGTGGAAGAATCGACCAGTTGGGGTCACTCAGGGTGTGCCCCATGTTCGCTCTGAGCAATTGGCAGACCATCGTGAAATTCCCATAAAGAACCGGAAGGGGCAACTTGAGGGTGACTTCACTCCTGTACCACCCAAATTATAA